A single genomic interval of Brevibacillus brevis harbors:
- a CDS encoding winged helix-turn-helix transcriptional regulator, which produces MGKYNIPVEATLEVIGGKWKVVILCLLAKGTKRTSELKRAMPAITQKMLTQQLRELEADNIITRNVFQQVPPRVEYDLTEYGKTLSKVLDVMCEWGESHIENQLQKIVE; this is translated from the coding sequence ATGGGAAAATACAATATCCCTGTAGAGGCAACATTGGAGGTTATTGGAGGAAAATGGAAAGTGGTGATCCTTTGCTTGTTGGCAAAAGGAACAAAGCGGACAAGCGAATTGAAACGCGCAATGCCTGCCATCACGCAAAAAATGTTAACGCAGCAACTGCGAGAATTGGAAGCGGACAACATTATCACCCGCAATGTTTTTCAGCAGGTTCCCCCACGTGTTGAGTATGACTTGACTGAGTACGGCAAGACACTGTCGAAGGTCCTGGATGTCATGTGTGAATGGGGAGAGAGTCACATCGAAAACCAATTGCAAAAAATAGTCGAATAA
- a CDS encoding NADP-dependent oxidoreductase — translation MRGIGIKQYGGIQQLAEIELPTKPIGPDDLLISIKASGVNPVDWKVREGLLQADFPFELPLILGWDAAGTVTAVGTNVQDFQIGDDVFFRPELDREGTYADEIVVPANIVAPIPRGLSYAEAASLPLVGLTVWQALVEVGKVQAEEKVLVLGGSGGIGSMAIQLAKALGAYVATTTSSKNSDYVRELGADEVIVYDQGPLHTSTQFTFMLDTLGGEAYGEALTFMKRQGRVATIIGERDAKKPSFADAVEKERELDVTFVFTRPDGVNMNHIRELVEAKHVKPSLMKIYPLTIQGVRDAHLFSQTGRVRGKIVLVHS, via the coding sequence ATGAGAGGAATTGGCATCAAGCAATACGGCGGCATCCAACAGTTAGCAGAAATTGAACTGCCAACAAAACCAATCGGGCCAGACGATTTGCTCATATCGATCAAAGCGAGCGGGGTAAATCCCGTTGATTGGAAGGTGCGGGAAGGACTGCTGCAAGCAGATTTTCCTTTTGAACTACCACTGATTTTAGGGTGGGATGCCGCGGGCACGGTAACGGCTGTCGGTACGAATGTGCAGGATTTTCAAATCGGGGATGATGTCTTCTTCCGTCCAGAGCTGGATAGAGAAGGGACATACGCAGATGAAATTGTCGTTCCGGCGAATATCGTAGCCCCGATACCACGTGGTTTGTCTTATGCGGAAGCAGCTTCACTTCCATTGGTCGGACTAACGGTTTGGCAGGCATTGGTGGAGGTAGGGAAGGTACAAGCGGAAGAAAAAGTCCTGGTGTTGGGGGGAAGCGGCGGGATTGGTTCCATGGCAATCCAGCTAGCAAAAGCGCTAGGTGCCTACGTGGCGACGACAACCAGCTCCAAAAACAGCGATTATGTCCGTGAGCTGGGAGCAGATGAAGTCATCGTGTATGATCAGGGACCACTTCACACCTCTACACAATTTACATTCATGCTGGACACGCTGGGTGGAGAAGCATACGGAGAAGCTTTAACATTTATGAAGCGGCAAGGAAGAGTAGCAACCATTATCGGCGAGCGTGATGCCAAGAAACCTTCGTTCGCTGATGCAGTTGAGAAAGAACGAGAGCTGGATGTTACTTTTGTGTTTACGCGTCCAGATGGGGTAAACATGAATCATATCCGTGAGCTGGTGGAAGCCAAACATGTAAAGCCTTCTTTGATGAAGATATATCCATTGACCATTCAAGGCGTTCGAGACGCGCATCTCTTTAGTCAAACGGGTAGAGTACGTGGCAAGATTGTGCTCGTCCATTCATGA
- a CDS encoding MFS transporter — translation MEFSWKRNLIVLWIGVFFCSTAYSISIPFLPIFLHTSLGVNEHLEAWSGISFGITFLASALISPFWGSLADKYGRKPMLIRSGFSLALLYFLTYLITDPYLFLVLRIFQGLLAGYVPAAIALVATNTPEKNVGYALGIMATSGATGGIIGPLVGGVVSHVWGNAEAFIFSGFVVLVAALIATFFVKETNLNRSGSRSSVREDLRAALANRPLMSILGMSLMVTISVMLLEPLLTVYVMQLGASQQDASLSSGIIFAAVGIATVIAAPQWGKLGTKVGYSKILFIGLMGGAIGNLLQFFFTNLYGFGILRFAYGLFFAAVYPSINAMIVKVSEPEFRGRAFSLNQSSTQLATMMGPIIGGFLGGLIPIRFVFIINGIALLITAIMIRSKRSQLAGQPMKQQSTERQLATK, via the coding sequence ATGGAATTTTCATGGAAACGTAATTTGATCGTGTTATGGATAGGGGTATTTTTCTGTAGTACCGCCTACTCCATCTCCATCCCATTCCTGCCCATCTTCCTCCATACTTCACTGGGGGTCAATGAGCATCTGGAAGCTTGGTCTGGCATTTCGTTTGGCATCACGTTTTTAGCAAGTGCACTCATCTCGCCATTTTGGGGCTCTCTTGCGGACAAATATGGACGAAAGCCTATGTTGATTCGCTCTGGATTTAGCCTCGCTTTGCTGTACTTTTTGACGTATTTGATTACGGACCCTTATTTGTTTCTTGTGTTACGGATCTTCCAGGGCCTGCTAGCCGGCTACGTACCTGCCGCCATTGCGTTGGTAGCGACGAATACACCAGAAAAAAACGTCGGGTACGCACTGGGGATTATGGCGACTTCGGGTGCAACCGGAGGAATTATCGGTCCGTTGGTTGGCGGCGTCGTCAGTCATGTATGGGGAAACGCGGAAGCTTTCATTTTTTCAGGATTTGTTGTGCTTGTAGCAGCGCTGATCGCTACTTTCTTCGTGAAGGAAACGAACTTGAACCGCTCCGGCAGCCGCTCGAGTGTACGAGAAGATTTGCGTGCTGCACTAGCAAATCGCCCATTGATGTCCATACTGGGTATGAGCCTGATGGTCACGATTTCCGTTATGCTTCTTGAACCTTTATTAACCGTGTACGTCATGCAATTGGGCGCTTCGCAGCAAGACGCTTCTCTCAGCTCCGGCATCATTTTTGCGGCAGTCGGAATCGCGACGGTCATCGCTGCTCCACAATGGGGAAAGCTTGGGACAAAGGTCGGCTATTCCAAAATCTTGTTCATCGGCTTAATGGGTGGGGCGATCGGAAATTTACTGCAATTTTTCTTCACTAATCTGTATGGATTTGGCATTTTGCGATTCGCGTACGGACTGTTTTTTGCCGCTGTTTATCCGTCGATCAACGCCATGATTGTAAAAGTCTCGGAACCAGAATTTCGCGGCAGAGCGTTTAGCCTGAACCAATCTTCGACGCAGCTCGCGACGATGATGGGGCCAATCATTGGCGGCTTTCTCGGGGGACTCATCCCCATTCGCTTCGTATTTATCATAAATGGCATTGCACTGTTGATTACTGCCATCATGATTCGATCCAAGCGATCACAATTGGCCGGACAGCCGATGAAGCAGCAGAGCACGGAGCGTCAGCTAGCGACAAAGTAA
- a CDS encoding SulP family inorganic anion transporter gives MNLQQLKMEWFSNVRADVLAGITVALALIPEAIAFSIIAGVDPMVGLYASFCIAVIIAFVGGRPGMISAATGAMALLMITLVKEHGIEYLFAATVLTGILQLVLGACKIGRLMTFVPHTVVLGFVNALAILIFMAQLPHFIGASWVMYVMLAGTLAIIYLLPRLTKAVPSALVAIIVMTVISIWAGLDLRTVGDMGEITRQLPIFHFPSVPLNWETLMIILPYSFPLALVGILESLMTAAILDEMTDTRSNKNTEVKGQGIANIITGFFGGMAGCAMIGQSVINVKSGGRGRLSTLVAGVFLLFLILVLGDVVKQIPMAALVGVMVMVSIGTFNWQSIRDLRKIPVGDAVVMITTVIIVVATHDLAKGVISGVILSAVIFGWRMARLHATSYVSDTGEKVYAVSGQLFFGTMTHFVDLFSFQDDPQQIIIDFSRSHVWDLSAVTAISKVVEKYRQLDKFVVITGLNEESKRLIDRVGISTPAGH, from the coding sequence TTGAACCTTCAACAACTAAAAATGGAATGGTTTTCTAATGTACGTGCGGACGTACTTGCAGGTATTACAGTTGCACTTGCCCTGATTCCGGAAGCCATCGCTTTTTCTATTATTGCCGGTGTCGATCCAATGGTTGGGTTGTACGCTTCCTTTTGCATCGCAGTTATTATTGCGTTTGTCGGAGGAAGACCGGGCATGATTTCCGCAGCTACAGGTGCTATGGCGCTATTAATGATCACTCTGGTCAAAGAGCACGGCATCGAGTATTTATTCGCCGCGACTGTTCTGACTGGTATTTTGCAACTGGTACTGGGGGCCTGTAAAATCGGCAGGCTGATGACCTTTGTCCCTCATACCGTTGTGCTTGGTTTTGTCAATGCGTTGGCTATTCTCATCTTTATGGCTCAGCTTCCCCATTTCATTGGGGCGTCCTGGGTTATGTACGTCATGCTGGCTGGAACGCTCGCGATCATATATTTGTTACCGCGTCTCACCAAAGCTGTCCCTTCTGCTCTTGTAGCAATCATCGTCATGACGGTCATTTCCATTTGGGCAGGTCTTGATTTGCGGACCGTTGGAGACATGGGCGAAATCACACGTCAATTACCAATCTTCCACTTTCCTAGTGTCCCGTTGAACTGGGAAACACTCATGATCATACTGCCCTACTCCTTTCCACTTGCATTGGTCGGGATTCTGGAATCATTGATGACTGCTGCCATTCTTGATGAGATGACAGATACCCGCAGTAACAAAAATACAGAAGTGAAAGGCCAAGGGATCGCCAACATCATCACCGGATTCTTTGGCGGAATGGCTGGTTGTGCCATGATCGGACAGTCCGTTATCAATGTGAAATCAGGTGGGCGTGGCCGTCTGTCCACCTTGGTTGCAGGGGTTTTTCTCTTGTTCCTGATCCTGGTCCTTGGAGATGTCGTCAAACAAATCCCGATGGCTGCCCTCGTAGGTGTCATGGTCATGGTATCGATCGGGACGTTTAACTGGCAGTCCATACGGGACCTGCGGAAAATTCCTGTTGGGGATGCCGTTGTCATGATTACGACAGTGATCATCGTCGTCGCTACGCACGATTTGGCTAAAGGGGTCATTTCTGGAGTGATCCTGAGTGCCGTCATTTTTGGCTGGAGGATGGCTCGCTTGCATGCCACCTCCTACGTGAGCGATACTGGTGAAAAAGTGTACGCCGTCTCGGGTCAGTTGTTCTTTGGTACCATGACGCACTTCGTCGACCTCTTTTCCTTTCAGGATGATCCCCAGCAGATTATCATTGACTTTTCTCGTTCCCACGTCTGGGATTTGTCAGCCGTAACAGCTATTTCAAAGGTCGTAGAGAAATACAGACAGTTGGACAAATTCGTCGTCATCACTGGACTTAATGAGGAAAGCAAGCGATTGATTGATCGAGTGGGGATAAGCACGCCTGCCGGACATTAA
- a CDS encoding P1 family peptidase — protein MPKDWKDAKQGQEKDEELLVKPSVTRRKFLQKTAMLGLAAAVPASLLTLGTAIGQETTGEEGSSSKNGSPRIPKLASGTIVDVPGVKVGQVQNEEALTGCTVIVLEKGSACGVDVRGSAPGTRETDLLNPINSVQEVNAVVLTGGSAYGLDAASGVMRYMEEQGQGYNVGVGVVPIIPAAVIFDLSIGSAKIRPDQQMGYEAARLASKQPVQQGNVGAGTGATVGKMAGMKRAMKGGLGTASRRLPNGLVVGAIVAVNAVGEVRLPSTGEILAGARGEDSNIRDSLSWMIDAATPPVPAGTNTTIAVVASNANLNKVQANKVAQMAHNGLAKTIHPVHTMSDGDTIFAIATGGVDASVNLVGTLSVEVLAEAVVNAILSAKGAGGVPAYQDLR, from the coding sequence ATGCCTAAGGATTGGAAGGATGCAAAGCAAGGACAAGAGAAGGATGAAGAATTGCTAGTGAAACCGTCCGTAACCAGGCGGAAATTCCTCCAAAAAACAGCCATGCTAGGATTGGCTGCAGCCGTACCTGCTTCTCTCCTGACGCTTGGAACTGCTATTGGACAGGAGACAACTGGAGAAGAAGGAAGCTCGTCAAAGAACGGCTCACCCCGAATACCAAAGCTCGCAAGTGGTACGATCGTCGATGTTCCTGGCGTCAAAGTCGGACAAGTCCAAAATGAGGAAGCCTTGACTGGCTGTACAGTGATTGTGTTGGAAAAAGGATCAGCATGCGGGGTAGATGTACGAGGTTCAGCACCTGGGACGCGAGAAACGGATTTGTTGAATCCGATCAATTCTGTCCAGGAGGTCAATGCTGTCGTTTTAACAGGGGGCAGTGCCTACGGATTGGATGCAGCAAGCGGTGTCATGCGTTATATGGAAGAACAGGGCCAAGGCTACAATGTCGGGGTGGGCGTCGTCCCCATCATTCCAGCAGCGGTTATTTTTGATTTATCGATTGGCAGTGCCAAAATTCGTCCGGATCAACAGATGGGCTATGAGGCAGCACGTCTTGCCAGCAAACAGCCAGTCCAGCAAGGAAATGTCGGGGCAGGCACAGGTGCGACAGTTGGAAAAATGGCTGGGATGAAGCGAGCAATGAAGGGTGGGCTTGGAACAGCTTCTCGCCGTCTGCCAAATGGTCTTGTCGTAGGTGCAATCGTAGCGGTGAACGCCGTCGGAGAAGTGCGGTTACCCTCCACAGGAGAAATTTTGGCAGGAGCGAGGGGAGAGGATAGCAATATACGCGATAGCCTGTCCTGGATGATTGATGCGGCAACTCCCCCAGTTCCGGCAGGGACGAACACTACCATCGCAGTGGTTGCGAGCAACGCGAATTTGAATAAAGTACAAGCGAATAAAGTCGCGCAAATGGCGCATAATGGACTCGCAAAAACGATTCATCCGGTTCACACGATGAGTGATGGAGATACGATTTTTGCTATTGCCACAGGGGGCGTGGATGCTTCAGTCAATCTCGTCGGAACGCTGAGTGTAGAAGTGCTGGCGGAAGCGGTCGTCAATGCGATCCTTTCTGCCAAAGGAGCGGGTGGGGTGCCTGCTTATCAAGATTTACGCTGA
- a CDS encoding ABC transporter ATP-binding protein, with protein MLRRFFSYYRPYRGLFILDFTCAVFVALLELGFPLAVNMVVDQLLPSKDWNMIVWACIGLLALYGLNAGMNYVVTYWGHMLGINIETDMRKKLYDHIQKLSFRFFDNTKTGHLLSRLTNDLMEIGEVAHHGPEDLFIAVMTLIGAFLLMFNINEEMALLTFLVIPLLIFFVVHFNRKMTGAFHRLYGDMADFNARVEDNVGGMRVVQAFANEKFENKRFAENNQRFRLTKLLSYKIMAQNISVSYVLMRLVNLFVLICGSWFVIQGELTYGEFVAFLLLTNVFFRPLEKINAIIESYPKGIAGFKRYIEIMDTAPDIADAPDAIQVESLKGDISYKNVSFSYDQESSVLQNIDLNIRAGETIAFVGPSGAGKTTLCSLLPRFYEIDGGSISIDGMDIRQITLTSLRSQIGIVQQDVFLFSGTIRENIMYGKLNASEEEIWEAARLAKLEEFIRSQPAGLETIIGERGVKLSGGQKQRLAIARMFLKNPPILILDEATSALDTETEAAIQQSLQELSKGRTTLVIAHRLATIKNADRIIVVTEQGITEQGSHDQLLAREGIYSRLYQAQFGTYLDQSNSVFS; from the coding sequence ATGCTTCGCAGATTTTTTTCTTACTATCGGCCTTATCGTGGATTATTTATCCTCGACTTCACGTGTGCAGTATTCGTTGCCTTGTTGGAGCTGGGATTTCCGCTTGCAGTGAACATGGTCGTCGATCAACTACTTCCGAGCAAGGATTGGAATATGATCGTGTGGGCGTGCATTGGACTTTTGGCTTTGTATGGTCTTAACGCCGGGATGAACTATGTCGTCACCTACTGGGGACATATGCTTGGAATTAATATCGAGACGGATATGCGGAAGAAGCTGTACGACCATATTCAAAAGCTCTCTTTCCGCTTTTTCGATAATACCAAGACGGGGCATCTGCTATCTCGTCTAACGAATGACTTGATGGAGATCGGGGAGGTCGCTCACCACGGTCCGGAAGATTTGTTTATCGCCGTGATGACGCTGATCGGTGCTTTTCTCCTGATGTTCAATATTAATGAAGAAATGGCGCTGCTTACGTTTTTGGTGATTCCGCTCTTGATATTCTTCGTCGTTCACTTCAACCGTAAAATGACGGGAGCGTTCCATCGCCTATATGGCGACATGGCGGATTTCAACGCACGTGTTGAGGACAACGTAGGCGGAATGCGCGTCGTACAAGCTTTTGCCAACGAGAAATTTGAAAACAAAAGATTCGCAGAGAACAACCAGCGTTTCCGGCTCACGAAGCTGTTGTCCTATAAAATCATGGCCCAAAATATTTCTGTCAGTTACGTCCTGATGCGTTTAGTCAATTTGTTTGTCCTGATTTGCGGTAGCTGGTTTGTTATTCAAGGGGAATTGACCTACGGTGAATTTGTCGCTTTCTTACTGTTAACGAATGTATTTTTCCGTCCCTTGGAGAAAATTAATGCGATTATCGAGAGCTATCCAAAAGGGATTGCCGGCTTCAAACGCTACATCGAAATCATGGACACAGCACCGGATATTGCGGATGCTCCAGATGCGATCCAGGTAGAGTCGCTGAAGGGCGATATCTCGTACAAGAATGTTTCGTTTAGCTACGACCAAGAGTCTTCTGTTTTGCAAAATATTGATTTGAACATCCGGGCGGGCGAGACCATTGCGTTTGTAGGCCCTTCTGGAGCAGGAAAAACCACGTTGTGCAGTCTCTTGCCGAGATTTTATGAGATCGACGGGGGCAGCATCTCCATTGATGGAATGGATATCCGCCAAATCACGTTAACGTCATTGCGTAGCCAAATCGGAATCGTTCAGCAAGATGTGTTCCTCTTTTCAGGGACGATTCGCGAAAATATCATGTATGGAAAACTAAACGCTTCAGAGGAAGAGATCTGGGAGGCAGCGCGTCTGGCTAAACTAGAGGAGTTTATCCGTTCTCAGCCTGCTGGTCTGGAGACGATTATTGGTGAACGCGGAGTCAAATTGTCCGGTGGTCAAAAACAAAGACTGGCGATTGCACGCATGTTTTTGAAAAACCCGCCGATCCTGATTTTGGATGAAGCTACCTCTGCACTTGATACCGAAACGGAGGCGGCGATCCAGCAGTCCTTGCAGGAACTGTCCAAAGGCCGTACGACATTGGTGATCGCCCACAGATTGGCTACCATTAAAAATGCAGATCGAATCATCGTTGTAACGGAACAAGGCATTACGGAGCAAGGAAGTCATGATCAGCTCTTGGCTCGTGAAGGCATCTACAGCAGACTGTATCAAGCACAGTTCGGTACGTACCTCGACCAGTCAAACAGCGTTTTTTCTTGA
- a CDS encoding Fe-S oxidoreductase produces MMLEWDDDFIAQRFDISSKPRPNALFSMKARDLVDPTHMNELVQIYAPLIKAHELTAAGTYISSWLTSPSLGLSYMISVWNRALTMTLDNMTIELFYEDDYPQFVFVLPAYEIVEAPTSEAERSIWLKECYRAYFQDFLHPLLTTLAKVTGNPEAMLWGQFPTKFNYHTDAFVALVEQDSIKQQVKADYDFLCNQLEGESFGLQKNPFRVGVRWIEDMRDPQAKVRIKNQCCLYYKTGEQKYCYTCPRIKEEERALMRIRA; encoded by the coding sequence ATGATGCTAGAATGGGATGACGATTTTATCGCCCAACGGTTTGATATTTCTTCAAAACCGAGACCCAATGCCTTATTTTCGATGAAGGCAAGAGATTTGGTAGACCCGACACATATGAATGAGCTCGTACAAATCTATGCTCCGCTAATCAAGGCACATGAGCTGACTGCTGCTGGTACTTACATCAGCAGTTGGCTCACGAGCCCTTCTCTCGGTCTATCGTATATGATCTCTGTCTGGAATCGTGCACTTACCATGACACTGGATAATATGACGATTGAATTGTTTTACGAGGATGATTATCCGCAATTCGTCTTTGTGCTACCGGCGTATGAGATCGTAGAAGCGCCTACGAGCGAAGCAGAGCGCTCAATCTGGCTGAAGGAATGCTATCGTGCGTATTTTCAAGACTTCCTTCACCCGTTGCTCACGACTCTTGCAAAGGTAACGGGAAACCCAGAAGCGATGCTCTGGGGACAGTTCCCAACCAAGTTCAATTACCATACGGATGCTTTTGTGGCGTTGGTAGAACAGGATAGCATCAAGCAACAAGTGAAGGCTGATTACGATTTCCTCTGTAATCAGTTGGAAGGCGAGAGCTTTGGATTGCAAAAAAATCCATTTCGCGTGGGTGTGCGGTGGATCGAGGATATGCGTGACCCCCAAGCGAAAGTCCGGATTAAGAATCAATGCTGTTTGTATTATAAGACGGGGGAGCAAAAGTATTGCTATACCTGTCCGCGGATAAAAGAAGAAGAGCGCGCTCTGATGAGAATTCGTGCGTAG
- a CDS encoding EAL domain-containing protein, with product MNQKELDRYVRDFHQAVVNQQLSLYYQPLYDLRTGKIIGAEALVRWNHHQRGLLPPEWVFWLAEMSGLILLVEEWVIRTACKQNKAWQDAGLPPLVTCVNLSSYTLESDQLGSRIQAILEETNLRPHYLELEFTEDSARDGERTIEILAELKRIGVKISLDDFGKGYSSIQHLSRFAMNKIKIDQSCVRECMSDVTQATVIKTVMAMARSLGVQVTAEGVETQEQLDFLWQLGCDSAQGFWFSEPMPAEDLARVLKREERFRNSAFLLLNGGQHRALDTYEMDQNERGEVLRKQQHENESTYRMIAENLSDIIVIINSQGIITYISPSVQSVLEIAPDEVVNRHLLAVLPLETGRLVMQTIRQITVKKQPRLITFTCPDRNGKKITLEAKGTPVIHEEHEANQVIFIIRNHTKHVQTEEFLQKIDKLSVIGQMAAGVAHEIRNPVTSIKGFVQLLRRDQWKREYFDIMQAEFHQLESVLREYVFLSRECTEPYEAKNLASLLRQVTRLMQVKLECHHLALDVKEVEGTVIWCDQNQIQQLFMNLLSNAVDSMQDGGTIHIVAGRKENEQVMIRIIDQGCGMAEERLKRLGEPFYSTKEKGTGLGLMICYKIIQAHDGYIHFSSTPNKGTTVEVSFPLGKSNPRLDP from the coding sequence ATGAACCAAAAGGAACTGGATCGCTACGTTCGAGATTTTCATCAAGCGGTTGTCAATCAGCAGCTTAGCCTTTATTATCAACCACTCTACGACCTGAGGACAGGCAAAATAATCGGAGCAGAAGCTCTGGTAAGATGGAACCATCATCAAAGAGGGCTACTGCCCCCGGAATGGGTATTTTGGTTAGCAGAAATGAGCGGGTTGATTCTTTTGGTAGAGGAATGGGTGATCAGAACGGCTTGCAAGCAGAACAAAGCTTGGCAGGACGCTGGACTACCACCTCTTGTGACATGCGTGAATCTGTCATCGTATACCCTGGAATCGGATCAGTTGGGTAGCCGGATTCAAGCGATCTTAGAAGAAACGAACCTGCGGCCTCACTATTTGGAGCTGGAATTTACCGAGGATTCTGCGAGAGATGGGGAGCGTACCATCGAAATTTTAGCAGAACTAAAAAGAATCGGGGTAAAAATCAGCTTGGATGATTTTGGGAAGGGCTATAGCAGTATTCAACATCTATCTCGCTTTGCCATGAACAAAATAAAAATCGATCAATCCTGTGTAAGGGAATGCATGAGTGATGTCACACAGGCGACCGTTATCAAAACCGTCATGGCGATGGCACGAAGTCTTGGCGTGCAAGTAACGGCAGAAGGTGTAGAGACGCAAGAGCAACTGGATTTTCTTTGGCAGCTTGGCTGTGATTCTGCTCAAGGATTTTGGTTTAGTGAGCCCATGCCTGCCGAAGACTTGGCTCGTGTGTTGAAGCGTGAGGAAAGGTTTAGGAACAGTGCATTTCTACTACTCAATGGTGGACAACACCGAGCTTTAGATACATACGAAATGGATCAGAATGAGCGAGGAGAAGTTCTTCGTAAGCAGCAACATGAGAATGAATCGACATATCGAATGATTGCAGAAAACTTGTCCGATATTATCGTGATCATCAATAGTCAGGGGATCATTACGTATATTTCGCCATCCGTTCAATCCGTTCTGGAGATCGCTCCTGATGAAGTTGTGAATCGACACCTGCTAGCTGTACTACCATTGGAAACGGGCAGGCTTGTTATGCAAACGATTCGTCAGATCACGGTAAAGAAGCAGCCTCGTCTCATTACATTTACTTGCCCGGACCGGAATGGCAAAAAGATCACGCTGGAGGCAAAAGGCACTCCGGTGATTCATGAAGAACATGAGGCGAACCAAGTCATCTTTATCATTCGAAATCACACGAAGCACGTGCAAACAGAAGAGTTTTTACAAAAAATAGACAAGCTCTCCGTCATAGGGCAAATGGCTGCCGGGGTTGCACACGAAATACGAAACCCGGTAACTTCTATCAAGGGCTTCGTACAATTGCTCCGTCGAGATCAATGGAAGAGAGAATATTTTGATATTATGCAGGCTGAATTTCACCAATTAGAGAGTGTCTTGCGAGAATACGTCTTTTTATCAAGAGAGTGCACAGAACCGTATGAAGCAAAAAATCTAGCGAGTTTGCTGCGACAGGTTACCCGATTGATGCAAGTGAAGCTAGAGTGTCATCATCTGGCGCTAGATGTCAAGGAAGTGGAAGGGACCGTGATTTGGTGCGATCAGAATCAAATTCAGCAGCTTTTCATGAACCTTCTGTCAAACGCCGTTGACTCGATGCAAGATGGTGGCACGATTCACATCGTGGCTGGGCGTAAAGAAAACGAGCAAGTAATGATTCGAATCATTGATCAAGGCTGCGGTATGGCGGAAGAACGGCTGAAACGACTAGGCGAGCCTTTTTATAGTACAAAGGAAAAAGGGACCGGGCTAGGACTCATGATATGTTATAAAATCATTCAAGCACACGACGGGTATATCCATTTTTCAAGTACCCCGAATAAAGGGACGACAGTGGAGGTTTCCTTTCCACTAGGAAAATCAAACCCAAGGCTCGATCCATAA